In Aedes albopictus strain Foshan chromosome 3, AalbF5, whole genome shotgun sequence, the following are encoded in one genomic region:
- the LOC109413570 gene encoding transcription factor MafK isoform X1, which produces MPQDIKRERKSTQSTMHSKRSHWNEAPLSPCPIPDISDDELVSISVRDLNRTLKLRGLTRDEIVRMKQRRRTLKNRGYAASCRIKRIEQKDELETEKSQEWRDMEKMHEQTNRMRDEVDALRNKYEALRKFAIGEKIPLPPELDILG; this is translated from the exons ATGCCACAGGACATCAAACGGGAACGGAAAAGTACACAG TCGACGATGCACTCGAAAAGAAGTCACTGGAATGAA GCTCCCCTATCGCCTTGCCCCATTCCGGACATCAGCGACGATGAGTTGGTGTCCATTTCGGTCCGAGACCTGAACCGTACCCTGAAGCTGCGTGGCCTGACCCGGGATGAGATCGTCCGGATGAAGCAGCGGCGGCGCACGCTCAAGAACCGTGGATACGCCGCGAGCTGCCGGATCAAACGGATCGAGCAAAAGGACGAACTGGAGACGGAAAAGTCGCAGGAGTGGCGCGACATGGAGAAGATGCACGAGCAAACGAACCGAATGCGCGACGAGGTCGATGCCCTGCGGAACAAGTACGAAGCACTGCGGAAGTTTGCCATCGGCGAGAAGATCCCGCTGCCGCCGGAGTTGGACATTTTGGGCTAG
- the LOC109413570 gene encoding transcription factor MafK isoform X2: MPQDIKRERKSTQAPLSPCPIPDISDDELVSISVRDLNRTLKLRGLTRDEIVRMKQRRRTLKNRGYAASCRIKRIEQKDELETEKSQEWRDMEKMHEQTNRMRDEVDALRNKYEALRKFAIGEKIPLPPELDILG, translated from the exons ATGCCACAGGACATCAAACGGGAACGGAAAAGTACACAG GCTCCCCTATCGCCTTGCCCCATTCCGGACATCAGCGACGATGAGTTGGTGTCCATTTCGGTCCGAGACCTGAACCGTACCCTGAAGCTGCGTGGCCTGACCCGGGATGAGATCGTCCGGATGAAGCAGCGGCGGCGCACGCTCAAGAACCGTGGATACGCCGCGAGCTGCCGGATCAAACGGATCGAGCAAAAGGACGAACTGGAGACGGAAAAGTCGCAGGAGTGGCGCGACATGGAGAAGATGCACGAGCAAACGAACCGAATGCGCGACGAGGTCGATGCCCTGCGGAACAAGTACGAAGCACTGCGGAAGTTTGCCATCGGCGAGAAGATCCCGCTGCCGCCGGAGTTGGACATTTTGGGCTAG